In the Opitutia bacterium genome, one interval contains:
- the priA gene encoding primosomal protein N' gives MIVAVQPLAGFEKLLHYKVPESLVDAVGAGSLVRISIGHRHGIGLVIETDALPDVPLEKLKPITEVLHEFPALTSDLLELARWMSSYYAARMDSVLETMIPGAVRAGARLKHDKYLAIARELTPDEHAALTRKAPKQAKLYDFLKQQFRPVKKSLVLERLGATAAVVNALIKHGVVREELRHVERVAYADNWSGGEVVATKPPELNPEQAAVVASVGASLEKRKFAVHLLNGVTGSGKTEVYLRAVEAVLAAGGSAIYLVPEVALTPQTVARLRGRFEAAGQKTVVWHSHLSEGERLDGWTALASGQARVVVGARSAVFAPVRDLRLIVVDEEHEPAYKQDETPRYHGRDVAVYRAKLAHAVCLLGSATPSLESVANVRAGKYVQDRLTKRVDDKKMPDIQIVDMRIEVMRSRGLVTLSRLLVDHMHQRFARKEQTILFINRRGYSSSMQCRKCGHVEECPHCSVSMTYHRADETLKCHLCGHERGAPAVCPSCASPEIRWRGLGTQRVEEAVRRVLPRARLERMDTDTMSKKHRFRQILGDFRAGKIDILIGTQMIGKGLDFPNVTLVGLIDADISMHVPDFRANERTFQLLVQVAGRAGRGDRAGEVVVQTFTPQAEAIQFAKKSDFDGFAEAELTMRKNFAYPPYRHLIHHLFRGPNPEKIMFFAQQWAKKVEATLGSEVEMRGPSAAPIEKVKDEYRFQIWYFTYRTAKVVAALAKLQQTIEWPSDVTQVLDVDPMSLV, from the coding sequence ATGATCGTGGCCGTCCAGCCGCTCGCGGGTTTCGAGAAGCTCCTCCACTACAAGGTGCCGGAGTCGCTCGTAGACGCGGTCGGGGCGGGCTCTCTCGTGCGCATCTCGATCGGTCACCGCCACGGTATCGGCTTGGTGATCGAAACCGACGCGCTGCCCGACGTGCCGCTCGAGAAACTGAAACCCATTACCGAGGTGTTGCACGAGTTCCCTGCGCTGACGTCCGACCTGCTCGAATTGGCGCGGTGGATGAGCAGCTACTACGCCGCGCGGATGGACTCCGTGCTTGAGACGATGATCCCGGGTGCGGTGCGCGCGGGCGCGCGGCTGAAGCACGACAAATACCTCGCGATCGCGCGCGAACTGACGCCCGACGAACACGCCGCACTCACCCGCAAGGCGCCGAAGCAGGCCAAGCTCTACGATTTCCTCAAGCAGCAGTTCCGGCCGGTGAAGAAATCGCTCGTGCTGGAACGTCTCGGCGCGACCGCCGCGGTGGTGAACGCCTTGATCAAACACGGTGTCGTGCGCGAGGAATTGCGGCACGTGGAGCGCGTGGCCTATGCGGACAACTGGAGCGGCGGCGAGGTTGTCGCGACGAAACCGCCCGAGCTCAACCCCGAGCAGGCCGCCGTCGTGGCGTCGGTCGGCGCGAGTCTCGAGAAGCGCAAATTCGCGGTGCATCTCCTCAACGGCGTCACGGGCTCCGGCAAGACCGAGGTCTATCTGCGCGCGGTCGAGGCCGTGCTCGCGGCGGGCGGCAGCGCGATTTACCTCGTCCCGGAAGTGGCGCTTACGCCGCAGACGGTGGCGCGTTTGCGCGGGCGCTTCGAGGCGGCGGGACAGAAGACGGTGGTCTGGCACAGCCATTTGAGCGAAGGCGAACGGCTCGACGGCTGGACCGCGCTCGCTTCGGGACAGGCGAGGGTGGTGGTCGGCGCCCGTTCGGCGGTTTTTGCACCGGTGCGCGATCTGCGGCTCATCGTCGTCGATGAAGAGCACGAGCCGGCCTACAAGCAGGACGAGACGCCGCGCTACCACGGGCGCGACGTGGCGGTCTACCGCGCGAAGCTCGCGCACGCGGTGTGCCTGCTCGGTTCGGCGACGCCGTCGCTCGAATCAGTCGCGAACGTGCGCGCGGGCAAATACGTGCAGGATCGTCTGACGAAGCGCGTCGACGACAAGAAGATGCCGGACATCCAGATCGTCGACATGCGCATCGAGGTGATGCGCTCGCGCGGGCTTGTGACTCTTTCACGGCTGCTCGTCGACCACATGCACCAGCGTTTCGCGCGCAAGGAGCAGACGATTCTGTTCATCAACCGCCGCGGCTACTCGTCGTCGATGCAGTGCCGGAAATGCGGTCACGTGGAGGAATGTCCGCATTGCAGCGTGTCGATGACGTATCACCGCGCCGACGAGACGCTGAAGTGTCACCTTTGCGGCCACGAGCGCGGCGCGCCCGCGGTCTGCCCGTCGTGCGCGTCGCCCGAAATTCGGTGGCGCGGCCTCGGCACGCAGCGCGTGGAGGAGGCCGTCCGTCGCGTGCTGCCGCGCGCGAGGCTCGAGCGCATGGACACCGACACGATGTCGAAGAAGCATCGCTTCCGGCAAATCCTCGGCGACTTTCGCGCCGGCAAAATCGACATCCTCATCGGCACGCAGATGATCGGCAAAGGGCTCGATTTTCCGAACGTGACTTTGGTCGGCCTGATCGACGCGGACATCTCGATGCACGTCCCGGATTTCCGCGCGAACGAGCGGACGTTTCAGTTGCTCGTGCAGGTCGCCGGGCGCGCCGGTCGCGGCGATCGCGCGGGCGAAGTGGTCGTGCAGACGTTCACGCCGCAGGCGGAGGCGATCCAGTTCGCGAAGAAGTCCGACTTCGATGGCTTCGCCGAGGCCGAGTTGACGATGCGCAAAAACTTCGCCTATCCGCCGTATCGCCACCTGATCCATCACCTGTTCCGCGGACCCAATCCGGAGAAGATAATGTTCTTCGCGCAGCAGTGGGCGAAGAAGGTCGAGGCCACGCTCGGCAGCGAAGTCGAGATGCGCGGTCCGTCAGCCGCGCCGATCGAGAAGGTGAAGGACGAGTATCGCTTCCAGATCTGGTATTTCACGTATCGCACGGCGAAGGTCGTGGCGGCGCTGGCGAAGTTGCAGCAAACGATCGAGTGGCCGTCGGACGTGACACAGGTGCTCGACGTGGATCCCATGAGCTTGGTGTGA
- a CDS encoding response regulator transcription factor encodes MTRVLLVDDHPVTRQGMKALISQQPNLEVVGEADNAPRALELVEKLKPNLAIVDITLRSTNGIELTKGMRAQSPELQVLIVSMHDENLYAERALRAGAMGYLMKHEASEKIVTAIRRIQQGEIYLSERIKEKMLHRFVNHRADEMRSPIDTLSDREMEVFQLIGNGYGTRLIAQQLNLSIKTIDSYREHLKLKLNLESGPELVRYAIQWMKSQGTM; translated from the coding sequence ATGACGCGCGTGCTGCTGGTCGACGATCACCCGGTGACCCGGCAGGGGATGAAGGCGCTCATTTCTCAGCAACCGAACCTCGAGGTCGTCGGCGAGGCGGACAACGCCCCGCGTGCGCTCGAACTCGTCGAGAAGCTCAAGCCGAACCTCGCCATCGTCGACATCACGCTGCGCTCAACGAACGGCATCGAACTCACCAAAGGCATGCGCGCGCAGTCACCCGAACTGCAGGTCCTGATTGTCTCGATGCACGACGAGAACCTCTACGCCGAACGCGCGCTGCGGGCGGGAGCCATGGGTTATCTGATGAAGCACGAGGCGAGCGAGAAGATCGTCACCGCCATCCGGCGCATTCAGCAGGGCGAAATCTACCTGAGTGAGCGCATCAAGGAAAAGATGCTGCACCGCTTCGTGAACCACCGGGCCGACGAGATGCGCTCGCCGATCGACACGCTAAGCGATCGCGAGATGGAAGTCTTCCAGCTCATCGGCAACGGCTACGGCACGCGCCTCATCGCGCAGCAGCTGAATCTCTCGATCAAGACCATCGATTCCTACCGCGAGCACCTGAAGCTAAAGCTCAACCTCGAGTCCGGCCCCGAGCTCGTGCGCTACGCCATCCAGTGGATGAAAAGCCAGGGCACGATGTAG